The following proteins are co-located in the Synechococcus sp. UW179A genome:
- a CDS encoding Nif11-like leader peptide family natural product precursor — translation MTPSPVQHFLEHLGRDPVLQAKVQAAVTADEVALLAQELGFAISGSDLLMLSGRSAAGVRVTRLDHPGEYPGRYY, via the coding sequence ATGACCCCATCACCGGTTCAGCATTTTCTCGAGCACCTAGGCCGTGATCCGGTTCTGCAGGCCAAGGTCCAGGCAGCGGTCACGGCAGATGAGGTGGCGCTGCTGGCCCAGGAGCTCGGCTTTGCCATCTCAGGCAGCGACCTGCTGATGCTGTCAGGCCGCAGTGCGGCTGGGGTGCGCGTCACACGGTTGGATCACCCCGGAGAATATCCAGGCCGTTACTACTGA
- a CDS encoding dienelactone hydrolase family protein, which produces MSINEVAYEHAGVSYKDCFVYPNSFSKPAPIVLVIPDYHGFTSYAQAEARWLSEMGFVGYCVDIYGDQAMPKSSEDAAKKVMPLFNNRVDTLARTSAAFEQASSLEGVDSTRSGVIGFSSGGLFALDMARRIQSIRAVASIWGVALPWELKPAPMIESNVDGASLLLIHGTKDVFNPMESNMNIIQELDEAGTDYQLILLGGKKHAFSLKTEDNLEVIGGEEPQALLYDEIADKRAHHYVEHFFSEAFEGELNHES; this is translated from the coding sequence ATGAGTATCAATGAGGTCGCGTATGAACATGCCGGAGTAAGTTATAAAGACTGTTTTGTGTATCCAAATTCATTCAGTAAGCCTGCTCCGATCGTACTTGTTATTCCTGATTATCATGGATTCACATCATATGCTCAAGCAGAAGCGAGATGGTTGAGCGAGATGGGATTTGTAGGATATTGCGTTGATATTTATGGTGACCAAGCGATGCCAAAGTCATCAGAGGATGCAGCGAAGAAGGTGATGCCTTTGTTTAATAATCGTGTAGATACTTTGGCACGCACTAGTGCTGCTTTTGAGCAGGCCAGCTCTCTCGAAGGAGTTGATTCGACCAGATCGGGTGTTATCGGTTTTTCCAGTGGAGGACTCTTTGCTCTGGATATGGCCCGTCGGATCCAGAGCATTCGAGCTGTTGCTTCAATTTGGGGAGTTGCTTTGCCTTGGGAGCTCAAACCAGCACCAATGATTGAATCAAATGTGGATGGAGCAAGTTTGCTTCTCATTCACGGAACCAAGGATGTCTTTAACCCTATGGAGTCAAACATGAATATCATCCAAGAGCTGGATGAAGCAGGTACTGATTATCAGCTCATTCTGTTGGGAGGCAAAAAACATGCCTTTAGTTTGAAAACCGAGGATAATTTAGAAGTGATTGGTGGAGAGGAACCTCAGGCACTTCTTTACGATGAAATTGCTGATAAAAGAGCACATCACTATGTAGAACACTTTTTTTCAGAAGCGTTCGAAGGCGAACTCAATCATGAATCATGA
- a CDS encoding YccF domain-containing protein, translating into MLSSLLNILWIVLGGLMMALGWWLAGVICAITVVGLPWARSCFVIGRFSLWPFGQEAVNRRELRGRDDLGTGSLGVIGNVLWFLVAGWWLAIGHLTSALACFVTIVGIPFGIQHIKLALIALAPVGMTVVPVRNV; encoded by the coding sequence ATGCTGAGTTCCTTGCTCAACATTCTCTGGATCGTGCTCGGAGGTCTGATGATGGCGCTGGGTTGGTGGCTGGCGGGAGTGATCTGTGCGATCACAGTTGTAGGGCTGCCCTGGGCTCGCTCCTGTTTCGTGATCGGACGTTTCTCGCTCTGGCCCTTCGGCCAGGAAGCCGTGAATCGCAGAGAACTGCGGGGTCGGGATGATCTGGGCACCGGATCACTGGGGGTGATTGGCAACGTTCTCTGGTTTCTGGTGGCGGGATGGTGGCTGGCAATTGGCCATCTGACCTCCGCCCTGGCTTGTTTTGTCACGATCGTGGGCATCCCCTTCGGGATTCAGCACATAAAGCTTGCCCTGATTGCCCTGGCACCGGTGGGGATGACTGTTGTGCCGGTCCGCAATGTCTGA